The Mucilaginibacter mallensis genome has a segment encoding these proteins:
- a CDS encoding helix-turn-helix transcriptional regulator: protein MENVLKLSNENRICSSKLTYKNITEVNNNFSLHVNFNGNEKFVLNKKKLRLFPRTFLAINPETLYSDIIDSDSPVQTLSISFGKGFIDDFKTSFLKNDNSFPDNFGNHRPSQNLTLNETIFPLRGDLKYNIEHLKVLIKSNCNDELLLNEFLYHILLNYYTLYQKDMRFVEERLKDLQFVTRKEIYRRLSLAKEYLYSNFDQKINIYELSKYSCMSATHLIRSFKQAYHTTPHQFLINIRLKQAEFLLKNTSYPINKIVNTVGLDSPSTFIKLFKIRHKITPLKYRTSHNAVN, encoded by the coding sequence ATGGAAAATGTATTAAAATTAAGTAACGAAAATCGTATTTGTTCAAGTAAATTGACTTATAAAAATATAACCGAGGTGAATAATAACTTTAGCTTACATGTCAATTTCAACGGGAATGAAAAATTCGTTTTAAATAAGAAGAAATTGCGTTTGTTTCCCCGCACTTTCCTGGCAATTAACCCTGAAACGCTTTATTCTGATATAATTGACTCTGATAGCCCTGTTCAAACACTTTCAATCAGTTTTGGTAAAGGATTTATTGATGATTTTAAGACATCCTTTCTTAAAAATGATAATTCTTTTCCAGATAATTTTGGAAACCATCGGCCTTCACAAAATTTAACTTTAAATGAAACCATTTTTCCGCTACGTGGGGATCTAAAATATAATATAGAACATTTAAAGGTTTTGATAAAATCAAACTGTAACGATGAATTATTATTAAATGAATTCCTCTATCATATTTTACTTAATTATTATACGCTTTACCAAAAAGATATGCGTTTTGTAGAAGAAAGGCTTAAAGATCTTCAATTTGTAACGCGAAAAGAAATCTATAGGCGACTTAGCCTTGCCAAAGAATATTTATATTCAAATTTTGATCAAAAAATTAACATATATGAATTATCAAAATATTCATGTATGTCGGCAACGCATCTAATCCGCTCATTCAAACAGGCATATCATACTACACCCCACCAGTTTCTGATAAACATAAGGCTAAAACAAGCCGAATTTTTGCTTAAAAACACGTCTTATCCGATAAATAAAATTGTAAATACTGTTGGGCTCGATTCTCCAAGTACATTTATTAAGCTGTTCAAAATACGCCATAAGATTACTCCGTTGAAATACAGAACTTCGCATAATGCGGTTAATTAA
- a CDS encoding SusC/RagA family TonB-linked outer membrane protein, producing the protein MMKPIRIKWLLLFIFLCPLITFAQQQVIHGNVSDQEGDLPGVSVKIKNTSKGTITDGKGDYAIKAANGKTLVFSFVGYNSQEIAVNQSTINVTLTHNANKLGEVVVVALGLSRNKSELPYSAQTLTGAEVNSNRNTNLLGELSGKIAGAQIKQANDIGGSTNIVLRGPKSLSGSNQPLFVVDGVPIDNSSELELGGMSNVTQNQRNGKGGYDYGSPGADINPDDVASVTVLKGAASTALYGSRAANGAIIITTKKGNKGLNVVLNTGVLFGSVDKSTFAQYQKEYGAGYGPYYDPNTPGSHFDYTDILGDGTKQLVVPTYDDASYGQKFDPNLLVYDWRSLDPTSPYYHKQTPWVAAKNDPSTFFNHPYTLNNSLFIDGGTDKGNYKIGYTRSDDYGILPNSSIGKNLFNFGGSYRLTDKLTVQASVNYTQTAGKGRGGTGFGGQNGEPMNILQNFREFWQVNVDVQDLKDAYFRTNSNDNWNVKSPTDLSSAYWDNPYFVQYQNYETDERDRYFGNVSLDYKLFNWLDIVGRASEDYYNEFQEQRINVGSVVTPSSYYRLNRTYKENNYDLLLNFNKAITSDISFKGVLGLNARRQNINSISASTNGGLVIPGLFALSNSVNPIDYPIEEVDQKVVTGVFGGVTFGYKDFLFLDGTLRRDQSTTLPDKNNTYYYPSVAGSFVFSSLLKDYTWLSNGKVKLNYAEVGNDAPSHSINEVYDKAANFGSEPLYYVSTVRNNADLKPERTKSFETGLEASFLKNRIGFDFTYYKNNTINQILPVSVSTATGYDGLYVNSGNVQNKGVEVTVTGNPLKTDDFSWNINVNFAKNTNKVLSLYNGVNNYQLAAYKGGVTTNATVGEPYGTLRGTDFIYKNGQKEVDATGHYLFTSNSNNDIGNTNPDWTGGVYNAFRYKNFTLSFLVDFSHGGSIYDVDMVFGLWTGLYPETAGLNDLGNPKRNPLSQGGGVILPGVYANGAPNTTRIDASQNQSAYGYQTAPNKAFVYDASYIKLREAAFTYSVPASFVQKIGAVKAIDVSLNGRNLWIIHKNIPYADPEDGLGAGSAYQGVQLGSYPNVRRYGFNLKFTF; encoded by the coding sequence ATGATGAAACCAATACGTATTAAATGGCTACTGCTGTTTATTTTTTTATGCCCGCTGATAACTTTTGCGCAGCAGCAAGTTATACATGGCAATGTAAGTGATCAGGAGGGCGATTTGCCTGGTGTAAGTGTCAAAATTAAAAATACATCAAAAGGTACAATAACAGATGGCAAGGGCGATTATGCCATAAAAGCTGCCAATGGCAAAACGCTAGTTTTTTCGTTTGTCGGTTATAATAGCCAGGAGATTGCTGTTAACCAGTCAACTATAAATGTAACGCTAACCCATAATGCTAATAAGCTGGGTGAAGTAGTGGTGGTTGCGCTGGGCCTCTCCAGAAACAAGAGTGAGCTACCTTACTCTGCACAAACCCTAACCGGAGCGGAGGTAAACAGTAACCGCAATACCAATTTACTTGGTGAATTATCCGGAAAAATAGCTGGCGCGCAAATTAAACAGGCTAATGATATTGGCGGCTCAACAAATATTGTGCTCAGGGGACCTAAATCACTATCAGGCAGTAACCAGCCATTATTTGTGGTTGATGGGGTACCTATCGACAATTCAAGCGAACTTGAGCTGGGTGGCATGAGTAATGTAACCCAAAACCAACGTAATGGTAAGGGAGGGTATGACTATGGCAGCCCGGGCGCGGATATTAATCCGGATGATGTTGCCAGTGTTACTGTGCTGAAAGGCGCAGCCTCTACAGCGCTTTACGGATCACGGGCGGCAAATGGTGCCATTATTATTACCACCAAAAAGGGAAATAAAGGCCTTAATGTAGTTTTAAATACGGGCGTGCTATTTGGTTCGGTTGATAAAAGTACGTTTGCCCAATATCAAAAAGAGTATGGTGCAGGTTATGGGCCTTATTACGACCCGAATACCCCTGGTAGTCACTTTGATTATACTGATATATTGGGCGATGGAACTAAACAACTCGTAGTGCCTACCTATGATGATGCTTCCTACGGTCAAAAGTTTGATCCGAACCTGTTGGTGTATGACTGGCGATCATTAGATCCTACATCCCCCTATTACCATAAACAAACACCATGGGTGGCTGCAAAAAACGACCCTTCTACATTTTTTAATCATCCTTATACGCTTAACAACAGTTTATTTATTGATGGTGGTACCGACAAGGGTAATTATAAGATAGGCTATACACGGTCAGATGATTATGGCATATTGCCCAATAGCAGTATCGGTAAAAATTTGTTCAATTTTGGAGGCTCGTACAGGCTTACGGATAAATTAACTGTACAGGCTAGCGTTAATTATACGCAAACTGCAGGAAAGGGCAGGGGCGGAACCGGCTTTGGCGGGCAAAATGGTGAACCAATGAATATCCTGCAAAACTTCCGTGAGTTTTGGCAGGTAAACGTAGATGTACAGGATCTCAAAGATGCTTATTTCAGAACAAATAGCAACGATAACTGGAATGTTAAAAGCCCTACCGACCTCAGCTCTGCTTACTGGGACAATCCTTATTTTGTTCAATACCAGAATTATGAAACTGATGAAAGGGACCGTTATTTTGGTAATGTAAGCCTTGATTACAAATTGTTCAATTGGCTTGATATCGTGGGGCGTGCTTCAGAAGATTATTATAACGAGTTTCAGGAGCAGCGCATAAATGTGGGTAGCGTGGTTACACCATCATCATATTATCGCTTAAACCGTACCTATAAAGAAAATAATTATGATCTGTTGCTGAATTTCAATAAAGCCATCACCAGTGATATCAGCTTTAAAGGGGTTTTAGGCTTAAACGCTAGGCGGCAGAATATCAACTCCATCAGCGCATCAACCAACGGTGGTTTGGTGATACCGGGATTATTTGCTTTAAGCAACTCAGTAAACCCGATAGACTATCCGATTGAGGAGGTTGATCAGAAGGTAGTGACCGGTGTTTTTGGTGGTGTTACCTTTGGCTATAAAGATTTTCTTTTTCTTGACGGAACTTTAAGACGCGACCAGTCAACAACGCTGCCTGATAAAAACAATACCTATTATTATCCTTCTGTTGCCGGTAGTTTTGTTTTCTCGAGCCTATTGAAGGATTATACATGGCTTTCCAATGGTAAAGTAAAGCTAAACTATGCTGAAGTTGGTAACGATGCCCCGTCTCACAGCATTAACGAGGTTTATGATAAAGCGGCCAATTTTGGTTCTGAACCACTTTACTATGTATCTACAGTACGTAATAATGCCGACCTGAAACCGGAAAGAACTAAGAGCTTTGAAACCGGCCTGGAAGCATCCTTCCTTAAAAACCGTATAGGGTTCGACTTTACTTATTATAAAAATAACACCATTAACCAGATCCTGCCGGTATCAGTATCAACAGCAACCGGGTATGATGGCTTGTATGTCAACTCCGGTAATGTCCAAAATAAAGGTGTTGAGGTTACTGTAACTGGCAATCCGCTTAAAACTGATGACTTTTCATGGAACATCAACGTGAATTTCGCTAAAAATACCAATAAGGTTTTATCACTTTACAACGGGGTTAATAATTACCAGTTGGCGGCTTATAAAGGTGGCGTAACAACCAATGCTACTGTTGGCGAGCCATACGGAACTTTAAGGGGAACTGATTTTATTTACAAAAATGGCCAAAAAGAGGTTGATGCAACAGGCCATTACTTGTTTACATCCAACTCTAATAATGATATAGGCAATACTAATCCCGATTGGACTGGCGGTGTATATAATGCCTTCCGTTATAAAAATTTCACTTTAAGCTTTCTGGTTGACTTTAGTCATGGTGGAAGTATCTACGATGTAGATATGGTATTTGGCCTATGGACAGGATTGTATCCGGAAACAGCCGGGTTAAATGATCTGGGCAATCCTAAAAGAAATCCTTTATCACAAGGTGGCGGTGTTATTCTGCCCGGTGTTTATGCAAACGGCGCACCTAATACCACCAGGATCGACGCTTCGCAAAATCAATCAGCTTATGGCTATCAAACAGCGCCAAACAAAGCCTTTGTATATGATGCTTCCTACATTAAGCTGAGAGAAGCTGCATTTACTTATAGTGTACCCGCATCATTTGTACAGAAAATCGGCGCTGTAAAAGCAATCGACGTATCACTTAATGGCCGTAACCTTTGGATCATCCATAAGAACATCCCCTATGCCGATCCTGAAGATGGGCTTGGTGCAGGCAGCGCATACCAAGGGGTACAGCTGGGCTCATACCCTAATGTTCGCAGATATGGTTTTAACTTAAAATTTACCTTCTAA
- a CDS encoding VOC family protein: protein MRIKYVTIPSVNTAEEEIFFVNFLGFKRKGELELWPNVRCKLLSNNDSDLHIAIIPNRDTLNQKAVIIFNTENCLKQYHEIIKNGVVFNHKPYYVSAGMIAEFTDKEGNQFILLEERSYTED, encoded by the coding sequence ATGAGAATAAAATACGTTACAATTCCTTCAGTAAATACTGCTGAAGAAGAAATCTTTTTTGTGAATTTTTTGGGGTTCAAGCGTAAAGGAGAGCTAGAATTATGGCCAAACGTACGTTGCAAGTTGTTAAGTAATAACGATAGTGACCTACACATAGCGATCATACCAAACAGAGATACCTTAAACCAAAAAGCTGTTATCATTTTTAATACTGAAAATTGTCTCAAACAATACCATGAAATCATTAAAAATGGGGTTGTTTTCAATCATAAACCTTACTACGTTTCGGCAGGAATGATAGCAGAATTTACCGATAAGGAAGGAAATCAATTTATTTTACTGGAAGAAAGATCATATACGGAAGACTAG
- a CDS encoding SusD/RagB family nutrient-binding outer membrane lipoprotein, which produces MKKIIFTLLTAMAISGCVKKDEYLNNDTKSATAVPASTLFSYAEKQLSDVLATSAYNVNIFRLTAQQWTETTAISESDYDLKLRNVPDGFWNAIYVNVLRNLYEADKLTQADATLSAAQKSNQLAQINILEVYAYAVLVNTFGNIPYTQAVDYTNTTPKYDDASQIYDSLLSRLDDALSKLNTTAPGFNTADLLFNGVNEISSWKKFGNTVKLKVGITLADVEPAKSKLAVEAAAPNALQSNADNVSFNYLTTTPNTNPLWVDQVQGHLIDYVAGATLVDLLNSLNDPRRPAYYTAIDTNANPQSSDVLVYKGGAIGKVNTYNKFSTFSNTIAQPNLPSLLADYSEVEFDLAEAIERGFNVGGTAQQHYINAITASITYWGGSATDISTYLANPKVAYATATGSYKLKIGTQKYISLYNRGYEAWTEIRRLGLVLPLPPNQTSYLNRFTYPITEQNVNQANYSQAAAAIGGDNIATKLFWDKN; this is translated from the coding sequence ATGAAAAAGATAATATTTACGCTGCTTACTGCCATGGCAATAAGCGGCTGTGTTAAAAAAGATGAATACCTGAATAATGATACAAAAAGCGCAACCGCTGTGCCTGCATCTACACTGTTTTCCTATGCTGAAAAACAACTGTCGGATGTGTTGGCAACCAGTGCCTACAACGTCAACATATTTAGGCTGACCGCCCAGCAATGGACAGAAACAACCGCAATATCTGAAAGTGACTACGACCTGAAATTGCGTAATGTACCAGATGGTTTCTGGAATGCTATTTATGTAAACGTATTGCGCAATTTGTACGAGGCGGACAAGCTTACCCAAGCTGATGCAACTTTATCGGCGGCACAAAAAAGCAATCAGCTGGCGCAAATCAATATCCTTGAGGTATATGCTTACGCGGTACTGGTAAATACTTTTGGCAACATTCCATATACCCAGGCGGTTGATTATACCAATACTACGCCGAAATATGACGATGCAAGCCAGATTTATGATAGCTTACTAAGTCGACTGGATGATGCACTGTCAAAGCTTAACACTACCGCTCCGGGGTTTAATACTGCAGACCTGCTGTTCAATGGCGTTAATGAGATCAGTTCATGGAAAAAGTTTGGCAACACCGTAAAGTTAAAAGTTGGGATTACTTTGGCTGATGTTGAACCTGCAAAATCCAAACTAGCTGTGGAAGCTGCTGCTCCAAATGCTTTGCAATCCAATGCTGATAATGTAAGCTTTAACTATTTAACCACTACCCCAAATACCAACCCGTTGTGGGTTGACCAGGTACAGGGGCATTTAATAGATTACGTTGCTGGGGCTACGCTTGTTGACCTGCTGAATAGTTTAAACGATCCAAGGAGACCGGCATACTATACCGCCATCGATACCAATGCGAACCCGCAGTCCAGTGATGTACTGGTATATAAAGGCGGTGCTATTGGTAAGGTTAATACCTATAATAAATTCTCCACATTCAGCAACACCATTGCCCAGCCAAATCTGCCATCACTATTAGCGGATTACTCGGAGGTTGAATTTGATTTGGCGGAAGCAATAGAAAGAGGATTTAATGTAGGCGGAACTGCGCAGCAGCATTATATCAATGCCATAACGGCTTCCATAACTTATTGGGGAGGCAGCGCTACTGATATTAGCACCTACCTGGCTAATCCTAAAGTTGCATATGCAACAGCTACGGGCTCTTATAAACTGAAGATTGGAACACAGAAGTATATCTCCCTTTATAACAGGGGGTATGAGGCCTGGACAGAGATCAGGAGGTTAGGGCTTGTGCTACCATTGCCACCAAATCAAACTTCGTATCTTAATCGTTTCACTTATCCAATAACTGAGCAAAATGTTAACCAGGCTAATTACAGCCAGGCAGCCGCGGCAATAGGTGGCGATAATATTGCTACAAAATTATTCTGGGATAAAAATTAA
- a CDS encoding SusC/RagA family TonB-linked outer membrane protein, whose protein sequence is MNKKILLIMGLCLVIFCQAFAQNHTVTGTVTGKDDGLAVPGVTVKIKGTQVGTQTNSAGKYTISAPNGSVLEFSFIGYLPVQLTVQGDVLNVTLTPASSQLNEVVVTSQGIKREKRTLGYSAPTVSNKELTEGGNPSALTSLTGLVAGVNITSTSNTPGSSTRIVLRGGSSITGNNQALMVVDGVPIDNSSIISGASSLTAVDFGNRGNDIDPNDIASITVLKGPAAAALYGSRASNGALMITTKSGTKNGKKLEITLNSTNTFSSVLKLPTFQNEYGQGYMSGSATSPGYVTGINDASDNFSWGAPFTGKVEPWGQEIDGVTQTKPYSALPNNIKDFFKTGFAADNNVGIASGDDKNSFYLGLNSLNSSGIFPTNDSYDKYGVRFNGKATLANNFTASVNFNYNKIQANTPSGGQGSNGIWTNLMQTPRDIPINTMGNLNNKYNGYNSITNTYGFYGAFTTNPYYILQNYSNLDDVNRVTGDVNLAWKPLSWLNIVERVGADSYSDRRKLIQPKYTFLPADESGSGLWGKITNKGSYEVDQYNVNEVVHDLMVTATHDFGKDFHTSLLLGNNIRERSTTSNLTSTNTSGGLVVPGWYNLDNSNGPVNVITDDIEIKRLIGFYADLNLSYKDYLFLEGTLRNDRSSTLPLNNYSYFYPSVSGSFVFSELLKNSGIADILSYGKIRSSFAQVGSDTDPHELTTTYGRTTVNGSFGNTTFPFGNVPAYQIGSTLGNAALKPEQTSSFEIGTELAFLQSRLSFDFSYYVNNSKNQIIPIPVPGSTGYGFNEVNAGEIQNKGIELTINGTPIQTSDLTWNIFGTFTKNNSDVLALPNGAGQIVIGGFSGMAIVAAKGHPYGEFYGVTNQTDAQGRTIVSKTTGQPIATTTAQYLGSYEPKFQTSLGTNVKYKNFTVSVLFDVKHGGVLYSQTKSLTDFVGTSAETGGPRFGQPFPNSVTLDASGKSVPNTSIPYSVYNYYTNVIGNTPGMNVVDASYIKMRSASISYTFDKTQLKSLPFGALTVGVFGNNLFLWTPKSNAYVDPEVNSSGAGNEQGFDFSANPSVRNYGINLKVSF, encoded by the coding sequence ATGAACAAAAAAATACTTTTAATTATGGGTTTATGCCTGGTCATTTTCTGCCAGGCTTTTGCCCAAAACCACACAGTTACCGGTACGGTAACAGGTAAAGACGATGGTTTAGCCGTTCCGGGAGTAACCGTAAAGATAAAAGGAACACAAGTTGGCACACAAACCAATAGTGCAGGCAAATACACTATAAGTGCACCTAATGGCTCAGTATTGGAGTTTAGCTTTATCGGTTATTTGCCGGTGCAGCTGACCGTGCAGGGAGATGTATTGAATGTGACACTTACACCAGCAAGCAGTCAGCTTAACGAGGTTGTCGTAACTTCGCAAGGCATTAAGAGAGAAAAAAGAACTTTAGGTTACTCTGCACCAACCGTAAGCAACAAGGAGCTAACAGAGGGCGGTAACCCAAGCGCACTTACCTCATTAACAGGCCTGGTTGCAGGTGTTAACATCACTTCAACGTCAAATACGCCTGGTAGCTCAACCAGGATTGTTCTTCGCGGTGGGTCGTCTATTACCGGCAACAACCAGGCTTTAATGGTTGTTGACGGGGTCCCTATTGACAATTCAAGCATCATATCCGGCGCAAGTAGTTTAACAGCGGTTGATTTTGGAAACAGAGGCAATGATATCGACCCGAATGATATAGCGTCTATCACGGTGCTAAAGGGACCGGCAGCGGCAGCTCTTTATGGCTCCAGGGCATCCAATGGCGCGCTCATGATCACTACCAAATCAGGCACAAAAAATGGAAAAAAACTGGAGATAACGCTTAACTCTACCAATACATTTTCATCAGTTCTGAAATTACCTACTTTTCAAAATGAGTATGGCCAGGGGTATATGTCAGGTTCGGCTACAAGCCCTGGTTACGTTACAGGTATAAATGATGCCAGTGATAACTTTAGCTGGGGAGCACCATTTACCGGAAAGGTAGAACCCTGGGGTCAGGAAATTGATGGCGTTACCCAAACCAAGCCATATTCGGCTTTGCCAAACAATATTAAAGATTTTTTTAAGACCGGTTTTGCCGCTGACAACAATGTAGGTATTGCATCGGGCGATGATAAGAACAGTTTCTATTTAGGCTTAAACTCGTTAAATTCCAGCGGTATATTTCCGACTAACGATTCTTATGATAAATATGGTGTAAGATTTAATGGCAAGGCTACGCTTGCAAACAATTTTACCGCAAGTGTTAATTTTAACTACAATAAAATTCAGGCAAATACGCCTTCCGGTGGCCAGGGTTCAAACGGTATATGGACTAACTTAATGCAAACGCCAAGGGATATCCCTATTAATACAATGGGAAACCTGAACAATAAGTATAATGGCTATAATTCTATTACTAATACGTATGGTTTTTATGGTGCATTTACTACAAACCCATATTATATTCTTCAAAACTATAGTAACCTCGATGACGTTAACCGAGTTACCGGCGACGTTAACCTGGCTTGGAAACCCCTTAGCTGGTTAAATATAGTAGAGCGCGTAGGTGCGGATTCTTATTCGGACCGTAGGAAGCTTATTCAACCTAAATACACATTTCTGCCTGCTGACGAGTCGGGAAGCGGACTCTGGGGTAAGATTACCAACAAGGGATCTTATGAAGTGGACCAATATAATGTAAACGAAGTGGTGCATGATTTAATGGTTACTGCAACCCATGATTTTGGTAAAGATTTTCATACATCATTATTATTGGGTAATAATATTAGAGAACGCTCTACAACTTCCAATCTAACAAGCACTAACACCAGCGGTGGTTTGGTAGTTCCAGGATGGTATAATCTTGACAATAGTAACGGGCCGGTAAACGTAATTACAGACGACATTGAAATAAAAAGACTGATAGGATTTTACGCTGATTTAAATCTTTCGTATAAAGACTACCTGTTTTTAGAGGGTACGTTAAGAAACGACAGGTCCTCCACATTACCTTTAAATAACTACTCTTATTTTTATCCAAGCGTAAGCGGTTCATTTGTATTTAGCGAATTGCTTAAAAACTCCGGTATTGCTGACATTTTAAGTTATGGTAAAATACGTTCGAGTTTTGCACAAGTAGGTAGCGATACAGACCCTCACGAATTGACAACCACTTATGGAAGGACTACCGTTAATGGCAGTTTTGGCAATACTACATTTCCATTCGGAAATGTTCCCGCATACCAAATTGGATCAACACTTGGCAATGCTGCACTTAAACCGGAGCAAACAAGCTCATTTGAAATTGGTACAGAATTAGCATTTTTGCAAAGCAGACTTTCCTTCGATTTCAGCTATTACGTCAACAATTCAAAAAATCAAATCATACCCATCCCGGTTCCTGGCTCAACAGGGTATGGTTTTAATGAGGTAAACGCAGGTGAGATTCAAAATAAAGGCATCGAGTTAACCATCAACGGAACCCCCATTCAAACCAGTGATTTAACCTGGAATATATTTGGCACATTTACTAAAAATAACAGCGATGTACTTGCCTTGCCAAATGGTGCTGGACAGATAGTAATAGGTGGCTTCAGTGGTATGGCAATAGTTGCAGCTAAAGGCCATCCTTATGGCGAATTTTACGGTGTAACAAACCAAACAGATGCCCAGGGAAGAACTATTGTTAGTAAAACTACCGGGCAACCGATAGCTACAACAACGGCTCAATACTTAGGTTCATACGAGCCTAAATTTCAGACATCATTGGGTACAAACGTAAAATACAAAAATTTTACTGTAAGTGTGTTGTTTGATGTTAAACACGGCGGCGTATTATATTCACAAACTAAGTCTCTTACAGATTTCGTAGGAACTTCAGCTGAAACCGGTGGTCCCCGATTTGGCCAGCCGTTCCCTAATTCGGTTACCCTGGATGCTAGTGGCAAAAGCGTACCCAATACAAGTATACCCTACTCCGTGTATAATTATTATACAAACGTAATAGGAAATACACCAGGTATGAACGTTGTTGACGCATCGTATATTAAGATGCGCAGCGCCAGTATATCTTATACTTTTGATAAAACGCAATTGAAAAGCCTGCCATTTGGTGCATTAACCGTTGGGGTATTTGGTAACAACTTGTTTTTATGGACGCCAAAATCCAATGCGTATGTAGATCCTGAAGTAAACTCAAGTGGTGCCGGCAACGAGCAAGGCTTCGATTTTTCAGCAAACCCATCAGTGCGTAACTATGGTATCAATTTGAAAGTTTCATTCTAA